The DNA segment TCGAGGTGGCATAATGATACAGCTGATCCCTGGTCTGCTGACTTAAATTCAGAGAAGGTGCCACTTCCACGACTTTTTGAAAACGGCGTTGCACGGAGCAGTCACGTTCAAACAAATGGACCACCTCAGAATAGTTATCCGCCACAATCTGCACCTCAATATGCCTCGGCCGGTTGATGAATTTCTCCAGAAAGACGGTATCATCACCGAAAGCATTCTTTGCTTCACTCCTGGCTTCGAAGAAACTCTTTTTCAGCTGATCATCATTTTGTACGATGCGCATTCCCCGTCCGCCGCCACCCGAAGCGGCCTTGATCATTAAAGGATAACCGATTCGATTGGCTTCAGTTAAAGCCAGTTCAATGGTCTTGAGCTCCACTTCATTGCTTTCAATAATCGGCAGGCCCGCGGTTTTGGCTACCTTCTTTGCCGTAACCTTATCCCCCAATGCCCGCATCACATCCGGTCTGGGACCGATAAATACAATGCCGTTCTCTGCACATTGCGCAGCAAAATCCTCATTTTCCGATAAAAACCCATATCCGGGATGTATGGCATCTGCTCCGCAGTATTTTGCCATCGCAATTATCCCTTTGATATCGAGATAAGGTTTTAAAGGTTCATGATCGGCCCCGATCTGGTAAGCTTCGTCGGCCTTGTACCGGTGGAGGGAATACCTGTCTTCATAAGTATAAACTGCCACGGTCTGGATGTTTAGTTCACTGCATGCCCGTTCAATACGGATCGCGATTTCGCCCCGATTGGCAATCAGTACTTTCTTAATGTTCATAAATTTGGTTGTAGATTGTATCAAAAATATCACATTCCAGTTAAACCAACACTATTAAAATCATTTTATTATCAAGCAGTTATCTTGTAAAAAGTACACTATCCAAATAAACATTCCTTCCAAATAGGGGTAAAAGGGAAACCTGTTGTCACATACCTGAACAGATCAGAAAACAACTAAGACATGTTGAAAAAAAATCCCCTATTGAAGAGCATCCTCATCCTGCTGCTCATTTTATCCGGAGCAGGTGTATTTGCCCAATTAACACCAGTAAATACCATTGATATCAATACCACCTACGTTCCCGAAAGCAAGTACAGACAAAAAGACGGGACCTTACAAAACACCGAAAAAACCCAGAAGCGAATCGACCTCGGCTACAGTTTCATGATCTCCAGCAAGGTAGATACCAGCACCCGAAAAATAGACAGCTGGACCGCAATGATCGATGCAAGTTATACCCAGATGGGCAAACCCTCGAATGCACATGACCTGATGCCCAATCGTTTACTCAGCACACAATTTGCGCTCGTTAACTACCATTCCATAGGCAAGAAATGGGGAATGGTAAAGGTCATCCAGCTCGGCCTAAACACAGACCTCCGGAAATTCGACATTCATGATCTGTTCCTTAGCGGAGGTTTACTATTTATTAAAAACCAGAGTTCCAGATTTTCCTTTGGTTTTGGCGTTTTTGTAGCCAATGCCACCAACGCGCCACTCGTGTTACCGGCAGTTGTCTTTCAGCTGAGAACAGATGGTAAATTTAAATTCAATATAGACCTGCCAACCGAAGTCAGCACCGCTTATGAGATGAGTAAAAAGATGGAATTGAAACTGGCATTAAGGTTCAGGAACCTGAGCTACGACGTAGAAAATAAGGCGAATCCTAAAAAACGTTACCTCAATTACCTGGAACTTCCGCTTGGATTGGAAGGAAAATGGAAAAGCAAACGTTTTGATTTTACCCTGGGAGGCGGATACATGTTTATCAGGGATTTTCAACTTAAAGAAGGCGGCATTAAGAACATGTTTAAAGACGTGCCGACAAATAAATTAAATGGCAATATATACGTCAATGCAGGGATCAGCTACCGGTTAAAGTCAAAATAATAAAACAGAGGGTGCATCATCACTCCTGATCACCCTCTGTCAATTGTCGGCAGCCGAATTTCATTTATTTAAATCGTTTCCAGGTACAATTTCTGCAAATCTCCCGCAGAAATGTCTTTTGCATTTAACGTATGAACCAAGGCAGCCTGACGCATAATTCCAATCCTCGTTCCTACATTTACCGCGTTAAAGATATCATGGGTGGCCATAAATATCGTTTTCCCCGCAGCTGAAAGCTGTTTCACAATTTCGCTGAATTCATGGGTGGCCTTGGGGTCCAATCCGCTCGTTGGCTCATCCATCAGAATCACCGCTGCATTTTTTGCGACAGCAATGGCAATGCCCACCTTCTGCCGCATCCCTTTGCTGTAATTCCCTACCCGTTTATGAAAAGCCTCGGGCTGTAAACCTGCCTGAAGCAAATACTGTTCAAGTTCCACTCTTTTATATTTAAATCCGGCAATCCTGCTAAAGAAATCCAGGTTTTCCAGACTCGTCAGGTTGGCATATAACATCACCACTTCAGGAATATAGGCCAGAAACCGTTTGGTGTCTGCCTGGTTCGGTGAAACCAGTACCCCATTGACCAATGCTTGCCCGGAACTTGCTCCGGTAAATCCCAAAAACAAATTGATGGTGGTGGTTTTCCCAGCGCCGTTTTGTCCCAACAAACAGAACACTTCGCCAGGTTCCACACTCAGGTTCAAGCGGTC comes from the Pedobacter sp. FW305-3-2-15-E-R2A2 genome and includes:
- a CDS encoding DUF6268 family outer membrane beta-barrel protein; the protein is MLKKNPLLKSILILLLILSGAGVFAQLTPVNTIDINTTYVPESKYRQKDGTLQNTEKTQKRIDLGYSFMISSKVDTSTRKIDSWTAMIDASYTQMGKPSNAHDLMPNRLLSTQFALVNYHSIGKKWGMVKVIQLGLNTDLRKFDIHDLFLSGGLLFIKNQSSRFSFGFGVFVANATNAPLVLPAVVFQLRTDGKFKFNIDLPTEVSTAYEMSKKMELKLALRFRNLSYDVENKANPKKRYLNYLELPLGLEGKWKSKRFDFTLGGGYMFIRDFQLKEGGIKNMFKDVPTNKLNGNIYVNAGISYRLKSK
- a CDS encoding ABC transporter ATP-binding protein, translated to MMLQAIELTKKYGDQTALDRLNLSVEPGEVFCLLGQNGAGKTTTINLFLGFTGASSGQALVNGVLVSPNQADTKRFLAYIPEVVMLYANLTSLENLDFFSRIAGFKYKRVELEQYLLQAGLQPEAFHKRVGNYSKGMRQKVGIAIAVAKNAAVILMDEPTSGLDPKATHEFSEIVKQLSAAGKTIFMATHDIFNAVNVGTRIGIMRQAALVHTLNAKDISAGDLQKLYLETI